In one Cyclopterus lumpus isolate fCycLum1 chromosome 22, fCycLum1.pri, whole genome shotgun sequence genomic region, the following are encoded:
- the LOC117751497 gene encoding ras-related protein Rab-15-like isoform X1 — protein sequence MAKQYDVLFRLLMLGDSGVGKTCMLRRFTESYFDPSHISTIGVDFKMRTLEVDGIKVRVQIWDTAGQERYQTITKQYYRRAQGIIFVYDITSESSFQHIVKWASDVDEYAPDEVQRILVGNKSDEELRRQVTKDQGSKLAETYGMEFFETSASTSSKISEAFTRVTELVLQAHKRDVDNLLGSLDDYLDKAALEEENGSEGTDCNNIRKACTC from the exons ATGGCTAAACAGTACGACGTGTTGTTCAGGTTGCTGATGCTCGGAGACTCGGGGGTCGGGAAGACGTGCATGCTGCGCAGGTTCACGGAAAGTTACTTTGATCCTTCACACATTTCCACCATCG GagttgattttaaaatgagaaCACTAGAAGTAGATGGAATCAAGGTGCGAGTACAGATATG GGACACTGCGGGTCAGGAACGTTATCAGACCATCACCAAGCAGTACTACAGGCGTGCACAG GGCATCATCTTTGTATACGACATCACGAGCGAGTCGTCCTTCCAGCACATAGTGAAGTGGGCCAGTGATGTGGACGAA TACGCCCCGGACGAGGTGCAGAGGATCCTGGTAGGAAACAAGTCTGATGAGGAGCTCAGGAGGCAGGTAACAAAGGACCAAGGAAGCAAG CTAGCAGAAACCTATGGGATGGAGTTCTTTGAGACCAGTGCTTCCACCAGCAGTAAAATCAGTGAG GCCTTCACTCGAGTGACAGAACTGGTGCTGCAGGCTCACAAGAGAGACGTGGATAACTTGTTGGGATCTCTAGATGATTATCTGGACAAGGCCGCTTTAGAAGAGGAGAACGGCAGTGAAGGCACCGACTGCAACAACATTCGGAAGGCCTGCACCTGTTAG
- the LOC117751497 gene encoding ras-related protein Rab-15-like isoform X2, whose amino-acid sequence MLGDSGVGKTCMLRRFTESYFDPSHISTIGVDFKMRTLEVDGIKVRVQIWDTAGQERYQTITKQYYRRAQGIIFVYDITSESSFQHIVKWASDVDEYAPDEVQRILVGNKSDEELRRQVTKDQGSKLAETYGMEFFETSASTSSKISEAFTRVTELVLQAHKRDVDNLLGSLDDYLDKAALEEENGSEGTDCNNIRKACTC is encoded by the exons ATGCTCGGAGACTCGGGGGTCGGGAAGACGTGCATGCTGCGCAGGTTCACGGAAAGTTACTTTGATCCTTCACACATTTCCACCATCG GagttgattttaaaatgagaaCACTAGAAGTAGATGGAATCAAGGTGCGAGTACAGATATG GGACACTGCGGGTCAGGAACGTTATCAGACCATCACCAAGCAGTACTACAGGCGTGCACAG GGCATCATCTTTGTATACGACATCACGAGCGAGTCGTCCTTCCAGCACATAGTGAAGTGGGCCAGTGATGTGGACGAA TACGCCCCGGACGAGGTGCAGAGGATCCTGGTAGGAAACAAGTCTGATGAGGAGCTCAGGAGGCAGGTAACAAAGGACCAAGGAAGCAAG CTAGCAGAAACCTATGGGATGGAGTTCTTTGAGACCAGTGCTTCCACCAGCAGTAAAATCAGTGAG GCCTTCACTCGAGTGACAGAACTGGTGCTGCAGGCTCACAAGAGAGACGTGGATAACTTGTTGGGATCTCTAGATGATTATCTGGACAAGGCCGCTTTAGAAGAGGAGAACGGCAGTGAAGGCACCGACTGCAACAACATTCGGAAGGCCTGCACCTGTTAG
- the gpx2 gene encoding glutathione peroxidase 2, translating to MTFIAKTFYDLRATTLEGDSVDFNVFRGRVVLIENVASLUGTTTRDFSELNQLQSKYPHRLVVLGFPCNQFGYQENCSNGEILNSLQHVRPGGGFLPSFTIFEKCDVNGTHTHPVFAYLKDKLPYPDDDPTSFMQDPKFLVWSPISRTDVSWNFEKFVIGPEGEPFKRYSKKFPTIDIEPDIQRLLRLTKT from the exons ATGACGTTCATCGCCAAGACCTTCTACGACCTGAGAGCCACCACGCTGGAGGGGGACTCGGTGGATTTCAATGTGTTTCGGGGACGGGTGGTCCTGATCGAGAATGTGGCCTCTCTCTGAGGCACCACCACCCGGGACTTCAGCGAGCTCAACCAACTTCAGAGCAAGTACCCCCACCGGCTAGTGGTCCTGGGTTTCCCCTGTAACCAGTTTGGGTATCAG GAGAACTGCAGCAATGGTGAGATCCTGAATTCGCTGCAACATGTGCGTCCTGGCGGCGGCTTTCTACCCAGCTTTACCATCTTTGAGAAGTGTGACGTCaacgggacacacacacatccagtctTTGCCTATCTCAAAGATAAGCTCCCCTATCCTGATGATGACCCTACCTCCTTCATGCAGGACCCCAAGTTTCTGGTTTGGAGTCCCATCAGCAGGACGGACGTCTCCTGGAACTTTGAGAAATTTGTCATTGGGCCGGAGGGAGAGCCCTTTAAAAGATACAGCAAAAAGTTCCCCACCATTGATATTGAGCCTGACATTCAGAGACTATTAAGATTAACCAAAACCTAA
- the LOC117751570 gene encoding LOW QUALITY PROTEIN: thiosulfate sulfurtransferase/rhodanese-like domain-containing protein 2 (The sequence of the model RefSeq protein was modified relative to this genomic sequence to represent the inferred CDS: deleted 1 base in 1 codon; substituted 2 bases at 2 genomic stop codons) has translation MRLAGDHLEPEEFHKEVQALLAKGDSCNDTILLDCRNFYKSQIGQFTQCLGPSKFRYFPDYVDQKLELFRDKKVLMYCTGGLCCERGSAYLHSKDVCKEVYQLKGGIHNYLERFPEGFYXGKLYVFDERYAISSNWDQYELCSTEFCCQLVLSCPAXRRDDGHTACCPTCLTKGQAPHHREECECTDGRPRIPQDA, from the exons ATGCGA CTGGCAGGAGATCATCTGGAGCCGGAGGAGTTTCATAAAGAAGTGCAGGCTCTGTTGGCAAAAGGGGATTCGTGCAATGACACCATCCTCCTGGACTGCCGCAATTTCTACAAGAGTCAAATTGGGCAGTTTACTCAGTGTCTGGGCCCGAGCAAGTTCAGATACTTCCCGGACTACGTCGACCAGAAGCTGGAACTGTTCAGAGACAAGAAGGTGTTGATGTACTGCACAGGAGGGCTCTGCTGTGAGCGCGGCTCCGCATACCTCCACTCCAAAGATGTGTGTAAAGAGGTTTACCAGCTG AAAGGTGGAATCCACAATTATCTGGAGCGATTCCCGGAAGGTTTCTATTGAGGGAAGCTTTATGTGTTTGATGAACGCTACGCCATTTCCTCCAACTGGGACCAATACGAACTCTGTTCCACCGAGTTCTGCTGTCAGCTGGTTCTGTCCTGTCCCGCCTAAAGACGGGACGACGGACACACTGCTTGCTGCCCCACCTGCCTAACCAAAGGACAGGCTCCGCACCACAGAGAGGAGTGTGAGTGCACTGACGGACGTCCCAGAATCCCTCAGGATGCGTAG
- the LOC117751711 gene encoding signal-induced proliferation-associated 1-like protein 1 has protein sequence MERTVGGSIPATDEFFTRHLRMVNGGTVPTRTDNVHATVSTGVPKMGVRARVADWPPRKDIAGVVWHSATEPENSGMPSAGKSHIKLGSVMSPQDSSMLRNIHNTLKNRAQAQANNYSPDTRYLVPGDYRGPAHRNPRQRRIRQRSNSDMTISEMEGSGDSGEDWGPASGAKWSPLHREYGSTSSIDQHGASGESFFEMLRAYQGDKVDQRSPAPEKLEDMLIVGQKQASFDLQEDVVDSQTPKARDKPPKRRTKSETGGESIFRKLRSVRGESDSPKAGSDIEDSRTEDTGPPFKPWVCQKSFAHYDVQSMLFDLNEVTQLRQIAGKRKNTTTGASAAAVASATSTLSSTHSLPYSSPGGSQEDLSSRDSPGLDTEDEQSNEILLSCPCFRNEIGADGNGRRRMGVGGAGYHGLVGGGAVHNGSGMLSVEGNLYETSVSTHCTNAGVAVLEGPKEGPSMLSEKGKQYIVEHVDLGAYYYRKFFYLREHWNYFGIDEALGPVAVSLRREKLEEEKEHGQQYNYRLIFRTSELTTLRGSVLEDAVPSTSKHGTTRGLSIKDVLEYVLPELDLSCLRLALNTPKVTEQLMKLDEQGLSFQVKVGVMYCRAGQSTEEEMYNNEMAGPALEEFLQLLGEKVRLKSFTKYRAQLDTKTDSTGTHSLYTTYKDYEIMFHVSTLLPYTPNNKQQLLRKRHIGNDIVTIVFQEPGAHPFTPKTIRSHFQHVFIIVRVHDPCSDNTCYSVAVTRSQDVPSFGPPIPKGVTFPKSTVFRDFLLGKVINAENAAHKSDKFGAMATRTRQEYLRDLAERHVTSTPVEPTGKFPFISLAHKRREKVRPYSGAELRSLGAVTWQVHAEDQVACAERECLLAISNDFIILLDQEAKAVVFNCATRDVIGWSTGSPASMKIYYERGESVSLRSINNNTEDFGEVVKRLELLTKGSQTTEMTLRRNALGQLGFHVNFEGIVAEVEPYGYAWQAGLRQGSRLVEICKVSVASLSHEQMIDLLRTSVTVKVVIIPPHEDSTPRRGCSEIYHMPLVDYKNHKEGMPYELKFPFRPTTNNNNTKWPRTSSSPQTRAAGTGGTLIKAPPSDFSDRNSAAIPRSVSSDGRPLNPKRYSPGNDNYALACSIVMGRTMHNTNSPSSLPCTDAMSSNQWRQKSMPDGFNNNSCQSPVSSLRQLAGEGVNGIKGCTSSGVGWSRTGERDKTSPDTVVSKGVIPRLQSSEQGSHLSPNKSTKPDAPYSASQSSSNTLSSNASSSAHSDEKWYEVGSRSGVRIDLELNGYLQGTSTDSGIDATSFTATQSSTASSTGAFRAKEKIQRQDDTAGSLRATDSAPPIPDSPVTIGGSEIPAMSPSAFPLVPDSQSDAASHSSTLSSSHSGSPMDQGQDEAAAAATSPTSPGSKSFYPRQGATSKYLIGWRKPGGTVNSVDFGSTRKRHQSDGLLGGQPQLRANLRGSQSPQRHTAKSSLEEDLKKLITLDSPPPTTSEEKPLFPGPAPTRRSLHRTLSDESIYSGQREPSSSAQRDTPTDLLFSCSTMPRSPTARHGPSRRTSHKSLGDLSAPESSDLELERKRQQLQDAVLMPLPDTEADGPLDWAHLVDAAKAFEEQRLVFLAAQEESTMTECAAASSPQQAEPQAAPLRQPSPGETPACLMGKVSQLESMVKVLQEDLKKEKDAKVSLQAQIQNLREDNQRLLEESYSASAKLKKFTDLCSGLIDSAT, from the exons ATGGAGCGCACCGTTGGGGGTTCCATCCCCGCCACTGATGAATTTTTCACCCGCCACCTCCGTATGGTCAATGGAGGAACTGTGCCAACCCGCACAGACAATGTCCATGCCACTGTGAGCACAGGAGTGCCTAAAATGGGTGTACGGGCTCGGGTGGCTGACTGGCCCCCAAGGAAAGACATTGCTGGGGTTGTGTGGCACTCAGCTACAGAGCCGGAGAACTCTGGCATGCCCTCTGCTGGCAAAAGTCACATTAAGTTAGGCTCTGTAATGAGCCCTCAAGACTCGTCAATGCTGCGTAACATTCACAACACTTTGAAGAATCGAGCTCAGGCCCAAGCCAACAACTACAGCCCTGACACCCGGTACCTAGTCCCAGGAGACTACAGAGGCCCTGCACATAGAAACCCACGACAGAGACGGATCCGTCAGCGCAGCAACAGTGATATGACTATCAGTGAGATGGAAGGCAGTGGAGACAGTGGAGAGGACTGGGGTCCAGCATCGGGAGCCAAATGGTCCCCACTCCATCGCGAATACGGTAGCACCTCATCAATAGATCAACATGGAGCATCTGGAGAGAGCTTCTTTGAAATGCTTAGGGCCTATCAAGGGGACAAAGTGGACCAGCGTAGCCCTGCTCCAGAGAAACTGGAGGACATGCTGATTGTTGGGCAAAAGCAGGCCAGCTTTGATCTTCAGGAGGATGTCGTAGACAGCCAGACTCCTAAAGCCAGAGATAAGCCCCCAAAGAGAAGAACTAAATCTGAGACGGGGGGTGAGTCTATATTCCGTAAACTTCGGAGCGTGCGGGGTGAGTCTGACTCCCCTAAAGCAGGGTCTGACATAGAGGACAGCCGGACGGAGGACACAGGCCCCCCTTTCAAGCCCTGGGTGTGTCAGAAAAGCTTTGCCCACTATGATGTTCAAAGCATGCTGTTTGACCTCAACGAAGTTACTCAGCTGCGGCAGATTGCAGGCAAGAGGAAAAATACCACCACGGGggcatctgctgctgctgtagccTCGGCTACCTCCACCCTCTCGTCCACACACAGCTTGCCTTACAGCTCCCCGGGGGGTAGCCAGGAAGACCTCAGTTCTAGGGACAGTCCTGGTCTGGACACAGAGGATGAACAGAGCAATGAAATTCTGCTAAGTTGCCCCTGCTTCCGCAACGAGATAGGTGCTGATGGCAATGGGAGGCGCAGAATGGGAGTAGGTGGGGCAGGGTATCATGGGCTTGTGGGCGGTGGAGCAGTTCACAATGGCTCAGGGATGCTGAGTGTGGAAGGAAACTTGTACGAAACATCTGTGAGCACACACTGCACTAATGCTGGAGTAGCAGTGCTAGAGGGACCAAAGGAAGGCCCCAGCATGCTCAGCGAAAAGGGTAAACAATACATTGTGGAGCATGTGGACCTGGGAGCCTACTACTACAGGAAGTTCTTCTACCTGAGGG AGCACTGGAACTATTTTGGGATTGACGAGGCGCTGGGACCAGTGGCAGTGAGCTTGCGCAgggagaagctggaggaggaaaaggagcacGGCCAGCAGTATAACTACCGTCTCATCTTCAGAACCAGCGAG CTCACCACTCTGCGAGGTTCTGTCCTGGAGGATGCCGTGCCTTCCACCTCTAAGCACGGCACCACCCGGGGGCTGTCCATCAAGGATGTACTGGAGTACGTGCTGCCTGAGCTGGATCTGTCCTGCCTCAGACTGGCACTCAACACGCCCAAAGTCACTGAGCAGCTGATGAAACTGGATGAACAAGGG CTAAGTTTTCAGGTGAAGGTGGGGGTGATGTACTGCAGAGCGGGCcagagcacagaggaggagatgtaCAACAACGAGATGGCCGGTCCCGCCCTGGAAGAGTTCCTCCAACTGTTGGGGGAGAAAGTTCGCCTCAAGAGCTTCACCAAGTACAGAGCCCAGCTGGACACCAAAA CGGATTCCACGGGTACTCACTCCCTGTACACGACTTACAAGGACTATGAGATCATGTTCCATGTGTCAACTTTGCTGCCTTACacacccaacaacaaacaacag TTGCTGAGGAAGCGCCACATAGGGAACGACATTGTGACCATTGTGTTCCAGGAGCCCGGCGCTCACCCTTTCACCCCGAAGACCATTCGCTCTCACTTTCAACATGTCTTCATCATTGTAAGGGTGCACGATCCCTGCTCTGACAACACATGCTACAg TGTGGCGGTCACTCGTTCCCAGGACGTTCCCTCCTTTGGTCCCCCAATCCCCAAAGGCGTGACCTTCCCCAAGTCTACTGTCTTCAGGGACTTCCTGTTGGGCAAAGTCATCAACGCTGAGAACGCAGCCCACAAGTCGGATAAGTTTGGTGCCATGGCAACGCGTACACGGCAGGAGTACCTTCGAGACTTGGCAGAgcgtcatgtgaccagtactCCAGTAGAACCCACTGGGAAGTTCCCCTTCATCTCTTTGGCGCACAAGCGACGGGAGAAGGTGCGTCCGTACAGTGGGGCGGAGCTGCGGAGCCTGGGGGCCGTCACATGGCAGGTTCATGCTGAAGACCAGGTAGCCTGTGCTGAACGCGAATGCCTGTTGGCCATTTCAAATGACTTCATCATCCTGTTGGATCAGGAGGCCAAAGCGGTCGTGTTTAACTGTGCCACACGCGATGTGATTGGTTGGTCAACGGGGAGCCCTGCCTCCATGAAGATCTACTATGAGCGTGGTGAGAGTGTATCACTGCGCTCCATCAATAACAACACAGAAGACTTTGGAGAGGTTGTCAAGAGACTGGAG CTGTTGACCAAGGGCAGTCAGACCACAGAGATGACCCTGCGACGTAACGCCCTGGGCCAGCTGGGCTTTCATGTCAACTTTGAGGGCATTGTTGCCGAGGTGGAGCCCTATGGCTATGCTTGGCAGGCTGGGCTCAGGCAGGGCAGCCGATTGGTGGAGATTTGCAAAGTGTCGGTGGCCTCGCTGTCTCACGAACAGATGATCGACTTGCTCAGAACCTCCGTTACTGTTAAAGTGGTCATCATCCCTCCACATGAGGACTCCACACCACGCAG AGGTTGCTCAGAAATCTACCACATGCCGCTGGTGGATTACAAGAACCACAAGGAGGGCATGCCCTACGAGTTAAAGTTCCCTTTCCGgcccaccaccaacaacaacaacaccaagtGGCCACGTACCTCGTCCAGCCCTCAAACACGCGCTGCTGGCACAGGGGGAACACTCATCAAGGCCCCACCTTCAGACTTCAGTGACCGCAACTCTGCTGCTATTCCCCGAAGTGTGTCCAGTGACGGACGACCCCTCAACCCCAAAAG ATACTCCCCAGGGAACGACAACTACGCTCTTGCCTGCTCCATTGTGATGGGTCGCACAATGCACAACACAAACTCTCCTTCCAGCCTCCCCTGCACAGACGCCATGAGCTCCAACCAGTGGAGGCAGAAATCTATGCCTGATGG GTTTAATAACAACAGCTGCCAGTCCCCTGTGTCATCTTTGCGGCAGCTGGCAGGGGAGGGTGTCAATGGAATCAAAGGGTGCACTAGCTCTGGTGTTGGATGGTCCCGAACTGGGGAGAGGGACAAAACCAGTCCAG ACACCGTGGTTTCCAAAGGGGTGATTCCTAGACTCCAGTCATCAGAGCAGGGCAGCCATCTGTCTCCAAACAAAAGCACTAAG CCGGACGCTCCATATTCAGCCAGCCAGTCTAGCAGCAACACACTCTCGAGCAACGCTTCCAGCTCTGCTCACAGCGACGAGAAGTGGTATGAAGTTGGCTCACGTTCAGGAGTACGCATCGATCTCGAGCTCAACGGCTATCTTCAGGGCACCTCCACTGACAGCGGCATCGATGCCACCTCCTTCACTGCCACACAAAGCAGCACAGCTTCCTCCACTGGTGCCTTCAGGGCCAAAGAAAAAATCCAAAGGCAGGATGACACAGCAGGCAGCCTGAGGGCCACAGACTCTGCACCTCCAATCCCAGACTCTCCTGTCACCATCGGAGGCAGTGAGATCCCAGCAATGAGTCCATCTGCCTTTCCACTAGTACCTGATAGCCAGAGTGACGCCGCCTCCCACTCCAG CACACTCAGTTCTAGCCACTCGGGGAGTCCCATGGACCAGGGGCAAGACGAGGCGGCTGCTGCAGCCACCTCACCTACATCACCAGGCAGCAAGAGCTTCTACCCTCGTCAAGGAGCGACCTCCAAGTACCTGATTGGATGGAGGAAACCTGGTGGGACAGTCAACTCTGTAGACTTTGGCAGCACTCGCAA ACGGCACCAGAGTGATGGTCTGCTGGGTGGTCAGCCGCAGCTCAGGGCCAATCTCCGGGGTTCCCAGTCTCCTCAGCGGCACACTGCCAAGTCCAGCTTGGAAGAAGACTTGAAGAAGCTCATCACACTTGACAGCCCGCCACCTACTACAAGTGAAGAGAAG CCGTTGTTTCCGGGTCCAGCGCCCACTCGCCGCTCCCTCCACAGAACCCTATCAGATGAGAGTATTTACAGCGGGCAGAGGGAGCCGTCCTCCAGTGCACAGCGCGACACGCCTACTGACCTTCTGTTCAGCTGCTCCACCATGCCCCGCTCACCCACCGCTCGCCATGGACCAAGCCGGCGAACATCACACAAATCCCTGG GAGACCTGTCGGCCCCAGAGAGCTCAGAtctggagctggagaggaagaggcagcagctgcaggacgCTGTCCTCATGCCACTGCCGGACACTGAGGCAGACGGCCCGCTGGACTGGGCCCACCTGGTAGACGCCGCCAAGGCCTTTGAGG AGCAGAGGCTGGTCTTCCTTGCAGCCCAAGAGGAGAGCACCATGACTGAGTGTGCAGCAGCCAGCAGTCCCCAGCAGGCTGAGCCTCAGGCAGCCCCGCTGAGACAGCCCTCGCCTGG AGAGACTCCGGCCTGCCTGATGGGAAAGGTCAGCCAGCTGGAGTCGATGGTGAAAGTGCTACAAGAGGACTTGAAGAAA GAGAAGGATGCCAAGGTGTCACTGCAGGCTCAGATCCAGAACCTGCGAGAAGACAACCAGCGTCTCCTGGAGGAGTCCTACAGCGCCTCAGCCAAGCTCAAGAAGTTCACAGA TTTATGCAGTGGATTGATTGACAGCGCCACCTAG